From Panicum hallii strain FIL2 chromosome 2, PHallii_v3.1, whole genome shotgun sequence, a single genomic window includes:
- the LOC112880221 gene encoding uncharacterized protein LOC112880221 codes for MVLGDFLKRWIAPLQQQTRMACMYTGTNNCCRIARGPGTNFSKAELETAIRAMTGEAFSLESLVLPSGIKALCEDQALQPLPSDASSTSTRAAPAGGTGPQPVPSSSPAGESATIPAGAPPAPAPVTTGLRGLELEAATPPRPEAAPHEEATGPAATTEAPAAAVAPDAMAEPPPAKLAGEEAAATAEAATPEAAEVLEAATPEVAEVASTTSPPAQEEPEVVLGRRLLPSPAEIPLPRLFAKRQQVQEELEAGIRREWERLEAKRLRLSDWEHRLGDGIKSVSARYAGERAKLVLERGLLQEQLQKALDREAAAAQRERTAARREKHAIEREHMAERRVNAAADREKTALELANQAKVVVEVTKEQEAALAEWEAAAAERENRLAAREEEEVTRI; via the exons ATGGTGCTGGGTGATTTCCTGAAGCGGTGGATCGCTCCCCTGCAGCAGCAGACCAGGATGGCTTGCATGTACACGGGGACAAAcaactgctgcaggatcgcgcgcgggcccggcacCAATTTTTCCAAGGCAGAGCTGGAGACAgcgatccgggcgatgaccggcgaggcgttcagcTTAGAGTCcttggtcctcccgagcgggatcaaagccctgtgcgaggaccaggcgttgCA GCCCCTTCCTTCGGACGCGTCGAGCACGTCCACCAGAGCCGCTCCAGCTGGGGGGAccggcccccagccagtacCTTCATCTTCCCCTGCTGGGGAGTCGGCGACAATTCCAGCAGGGGCTCCGCCCGCGCCAGCACCAGTAACTACCGGACTCAGAGGTCTGGAGCTGGAGGCCGCCACACCTCCAAGGCCCGAAGCCGCCCCCCATGAGGAGGCCACCGGACCTGCTGCAACGACCGAGGCGCCAGCAGCTGCAGTAGCGCCGGACGCCATGGCGGAGCCCCCTCCAGCTAAGCTAGCAGGAGAGGAGGCTGCAGCAACAGCAGAGGCGGCAACGCCAGAGGCTGCAGAGGTGCTGGAGGCAGCGACGCCGGAGGTCGCAGAGGTCGCCAGCACCACCTCTCCACCCGCGCAGGAggagccggaggtggtgctggggaggcGCCTTCTCCCGAGCCCAGCGGAGATCCCCCTCCCCCGCCTTTTTGCCAAGAGGCAGCAGGtacaggaggagctggaggcaggcatccgccgggagtgggagaggcTGGAGGCGAAGCGCctccggctctccgactgggagcacCGCCTAGGGGACGGCATCAAGtccgtctccgcccgctacgccgggGAGCGTGCCAAGCTCGTGCTGGAGCGCGGACTCCTGCAGGAGCAGTTGCAGAAGGCTCTCGACCGAGAGGCGGCAGCTGCCCAAAGGGAGAGAACGGCCGCACGGCGGGAGAAGCATGCCATCGAGCGGGAGCACATGGCGGAGAGGAGGGTGAACGCGGCAGCGGACAGGGAGAAGACCGCCCTGGAACTGGCCAACCAGGCcaaggtggtggtggaggtgaccAAGGAGCAGGAAGCTGCCCTTGCGGAATGGGAGGCAGCCGCGGCGGAGAGAGAAAACAGGCTTGCCGCCCGTGAAGAAGAGGAGGTGACCCGGATctag